gctgcgcatgcaggtggaagtgcagtcttaggcattattccgattaccttagccagtcttactggaccaacaataggagaaaaaatgaaagtggacaacgtgtatgaacgaattactcaaatgattgaacattcagatgctttcattgctttgccaggaggtttcggtactttggaggaaatatttcatactgtttgttgggcaaaattaaatatccacaataagccaatttgTTTGTTAAatattaacaattattatgataaactgctatcgtttcttgatgatgttgtggaacagcgatttatttcattagcttcgcgaaggatgttagtttctgctacaagtgaaggtaaacttattgatttactgcaaggatttagtcatgaaccagatccattcttgtCTCAACTTagttggccaacatccaagagtaagaaaataaaattcatgtgatgctgaactttTGATTCAAcgatatgttttaattttttttcctctttaaggtatgaaaaatctcctcttcttcttctcctcttagtttgtttttatataaaaataaaaaaaatatattcatatatgtagtaataataataataataaattttagttcaatgacgactaaggtgtcagtaaaatgcacgtgagacgcattagttaaaaattattggaaaatcacaatacgctagattttaatatttattatatttaaattacagattacaagaaaaattagtttttcatatgtaccaatttatatatatatatttttgatcaattaatataaaatgtataatagatgtgtttatttatatatttatataattgtgtgtttttcaaataaaataatttctaaactttttatgataatatagttaaaagatatggtttgtatgattgttaacatgtataattgaaagaattcttttggtaaaagtataatatatactcacataTCTTTTGTGAGAAgatggtgagaaatgagaaaacaattaataaacttttattgattattacaaaatggttaattacaagaatataactcccctataaaaaaaatatatattaattattaaaaaaaatagaagataaataatggactgcaaagttctttgtttattgtaattgtttttttcaaatttgattgatgtactataaatgtgttctaaaacaaaaccatcaatcaatatgttctaaaaaaaaagatttgtttgtgttggataactttcaaaggtagtcgaatgtatccattatataaatgtttatatatatagacatttatggtagaatgtttggataaaaaaaaatttatgtcattgtaaaactttgcagtcacgttaataaaaaaaagaaaaagaaaaaaaagggattttattctttgcaaattttcctattttattttcaatattagcttatttaattgtctgctttaataattagcctttttcaatgagagttaatattcattccaactccatgagtgtaaatcagctatccattaaatattttgacctgaaagaatatggaattgaggcttttacaaaacaattctcgatattatacatgttatggtgggtggtgtgaattatcttttttaatatattatcttaaaaaaattagaaattaaatatatatatatataaatagatatatgagtttatttttaaaatgaatatgtttgtatatttgaatatataaaaggaataaagaatataggttgtgattttccgataatttttattactaaggaactagtaataagatagtgtgggggtgtgatgaaacttaaaattaataatttattatatgttaaaaactatattttaaaatttaagtttcattaaaattataaaattatgttattttagtattttttgtttatatttaaatgtcttactaaatatgatttattttcaggttttttacgtgttggtaaaataatgataactcaagctaaaaaattcaaatggaggtgctttaaacatgtttggaattcttgaaaaattatctacaactttgcagaagacttgattgcctaaaaagttggttaagatgatcaaattgtgaaaaaatcaaaatgaggacaaatttactgtcaccatgaccagcatatagtaaaaaaaatataactatttcaatatttaaccaaatgaggggAACCAAGTAGCAAAATTCATCTACCGACAATTTCCCACCTGTTTGCTGTTTTttgcagagtcaaattcggtgattaaagtcgtggaacaaagcattgaaagaagggacattgAATTAAAGTTGGAGGAGGCAAAGACTATtgttacaactacatggcattaataaaatttttgaccctttccctcatttggcctataaatagaggccttgtgctagctttagaatcattctatctaattgtaaaatatagtgtgagtgtgtataaaagttctgagttccaatatatttttcattttcccaattatgagtgatgttttagtgttgatcaaaagtaagctcatggatagctaaatctattatgtcaaggtgaataggatgaattcttggtgaagtaagattgtttatattttatatattctttctttatttcttttcattttgctagtttctttttattgtaggtataaaaatgaaNcgcatctaacatttactttatcgcaactaacttttactttccgcatctaacatttactttatcgcaactaacttttactttcccgcaactaacttattaaatcatatatttcatttagacgatagcgtggctctgccggttgttctaaatgaaatattatgatttaatactaatatctaacaatcaaacatttattttatcacaactaacttttacttttcgcatctaacatttactttatcgcaactaacttttactttccgcatctaacatttattttatcgcaactaacttttactttctgcaactaacttttaatttccgcaactaacttattaaatcatatatttcatataGGCAATagtgtggctctgccggttgttctaaatgaaatataataatttaatttaacatttactttatgcaattatatatttatatagttatatatataatcattggtaccatatataaaatatcggtgaattcagtattttctatagtggaaactatattatattaggtgtgtgtttaaatatttaattttcttggaatcattatttatggtggtttcttttgttttacttttagttaaacaatattgcataaactaagaataaatcctcgagccttgacaaaatttaaaatttgtaaacttcgttcttgcatttggtaatctataaattaataaatttaaacttaaaatatcctctctgtggatcgatctcgtacttacgaaatatattacttgcaaataacctacacttgggtgaattataatttaagtagtagcacttATGATGAATGGGTCTGATTCAGAACTGAGGTGTTTGCCATGCAACTCGAGAAGAAGTCAgttttgaagaaatttataAACCTGGAAACTATTGTTCTGAGGATGGTCAAAGCTGCTACAATTCGTCAAGATTTGCAAaggaagaaatatttttttgatcaaATCCGTGCCAAGAAGTTGAGTCAGATGATTGTTCAGCTAAGGCAAAACTATGATCCTACAAGTCCAACTGCCTTCAATGACAAAGCAGTCTATGATAAGCTGGACTCGGATCTCATTACAATACAGATGGCGATTAAACAGTGGGAACTAGACCAAGAACTGACTATTCCAACAAGTTCTCATGATCGTTCATCAGAAGAACAAGCTGAACGATCAGCTCAACAGCAAGAGCCATCCAAGGACTCAGTTGCTGAATCCTCTCAGCAAACAACTGATCCTTCTTCAAAGGATGAGCAACCATCATCTACTTCTCCTCCATTCTCAACTGCAGATCTTAAGCTTTATTCTAATGTTGAGCTGTCATTGGCAAATATCGATGAGGTCATCTaatcagttgccactgatatCCAGCTGGAAACATCTGAAGCAGTTGAAGAAATTTTTGGAACTGAAGAACCACCTGAGAAGGACACTTTTGTTAATGAACAACCAGCCGAGCAGGCTAATTTTTctgaagagccagttcagtCAGCTAACATGACTGAACAGGAAGTTTTTGAATAAACTGAACAAGCTCAGCTACACTCGGCACCAACTTAAGAACTGCGAGCTGAAGAGCAAGTCGAAGTTTCAATTGTTCAACCAACTGAAAAACCAGTTTCTCAACAAACTGAGGAACCAACTGTTACATCTGTCGTTCCGAATCTTCCCTCTTCTCCACAGATTCAATTGGAAGCCATACCAAAACATGATTTAGAAATGGTGACACTCCAAACAGAATCAACTGACAGGGCTCTAGTTATCTTCAATCAAGGAAACAGGGAACAACAACCAGAAACCTCTAGAGTCGTGTCTCCTGATGGATCAATCGAACCTGAATTCttatttgaagaaattcaatCAATTCAGGACAACCTTACCAGTATGATGACTGCCATTTCGAATATTCAGTCTACCCAGCTTGTGCTTCAAATGAAGTTCACCTCTTCCAATGAGTTTACAACGGGGAGACTACAACAAATTCAGAAAGATGTGACATCTCTATTCTTAAAGATGGAGGAAATTAAAAAGGACAAAGCAAGAACTGAAACTCACTTTCAGACCCAAGCTTTATTCGGACGACGACTTgactttctggaaaagtctgttcccaaaaaaattgatttgttaCAAGAAATCGTACTAAATGCTGTGTCAGACGTCACCTCGGATGTTCGTATCTTATCCAAAAAGGTTgatgcgtttgacaaaaagggggaaaaagAGGAAGATAAAGATCAACAGACTAGACAGATTTTTTTTTGGGGTTTTCGATCAGTTACAAGATTCTTTATTCTtgcattctttgtacgaatctgtacattgaaattattttatctacaaattattcagttgatcagttcacttattctaagttttgtcaaacacctaaaagggggaaatttttggaaactaaatttcggtagtttgacaaactgagcgTTTATTAAATCGAACTAACTGATCGAGAAGACTGGAGGTAACTGATCAAAAATATGCAAACTAACAGTTTctttaactgaagattaatacGAAGATAATCAAGGGAAACTGAACCAGCTGGACTgaactacgcagacaactgactgatgaGTTGGAAATTAgtcagttgctacaaacagttgtaagcTTATCAGTTGACCTCTCAATAGAACACGACAAGAATAAGGACATTCAACTGACAACAGTaccaagcagactgcaactaatAGTGGGAGTGCCGCATTTAAAAAAAGGGTGCAGTGTACAAATGTCAGAGGAAAGTTGATGTGGCGAACAACGGATAGAAGAGATTCAAATTGTATTAAttgttaccgttgaagagacGCTTATAAATAGCAGAGACGAAGCAAAAAAAAGAGGCGACTTACTTGCAATCACTCTGCTGAAATTATACTAAGATTCAAAGCTCACTTATTGTATTTACTAATAACATTcaggctatacttcgagctttcTAGCACAAACCTTTGCTCCTGTATAACTTGATCttaaagagatcagttgtgctaaataACTTTCAAGTCCAGTTAACTATTGAGAATTTCGTTTGTAAACTAAGATTTTCATTTttgcagtgttaagtccaagactgaaATGGGTCTTCGCAattgtttgtatcgatcaaatcCTTTTAGTAAAaaatcatatccttgagatagaaggggtgacgtaggagtgaatGAAATctacgaacatccataaaatctttgtgttcttatttcagtttatattctatctttcagtcagtttatttcgtTACTTTACTTGTTAACTGACTGACATTGACTGACAAGATTCCGAGCttcagtttgtcactaaactaaataaatatttggaaaagcTGTGAAAATTGTTAAGTGTTTATTAACCCCCCCCCCCTCTTATAAACACTCTTGCACCtcataaccgatcctatcatgAATTTTCAGCTGTATTGCACGcatgcatttaaatataatttttgagtattagctttcaaaaaataaaaaaatttgtagtaGAATTTTAAACAGTAGACGTTTAATCAcatttaattcatgcaattaaaataatttaattaggcattttccatttttcctagattttcatgcagttgaattacgttaATGTATTTTGGAcctttaaatgaaattttgtcctcgaaattaaaactcatagAATAACTCCTGctagcgactcctcatgtcaGTCTCGATTTCCCAAGTatcttcctcctccgaatgatttagccacttgaatTTGACCATTTGAATAACTTTATTCCGGAGCCTTCTTTCTTGCTTATACAAAAATTGTATAGGTCTTTCCTCGTAGGACATATTCGGAGTCAGCTGCAGAGGTTCataattcagtacatgtgaaATATTTGACATGTAATTCGCAGCATCGAGATATGAAACACATTATGCACTCCAGCCAACATTGGTGGCAACGCCAATCTATAAGCTAATTTTTCAATCCTCTCCAGAACCTCAAACAGTCCTATGAACCTCAGACTgagtttgcctttcttgccaaatctcataacacccttcataggtgctatcttcacaaaAACGTTGTCAACTACCGCAAACTCTAGCTTTCTTCGCCGCTGATCAGCGTAGGGTTTCTGTCGGCTTTGAGCAGTCTTCATCATATCTCagattttgactactagctccGCTGTTTTCTTGATCAAGTCCGGACCGAattctcttctttcaccaacctcatcTCAATGTATcgctgataaacataaaaattgtacattaattaaatgttttataatataaatatatagtttttgttttattaaatgtttaaatattatattttttataataaattgtataaaatataagttgttgtgtaattacaagtttttactattttttacaggttcgataaaacaagaataaacttggcgttgcaaatgggattaagatgattcttggacctgtagaaatttgattataatatcaacaatattgttgacaagcatgagataaaaatcctctcacaattgggatcaaattaagcaacaaataaagttaccaaaggagttacagttttaccatgctctagtattttgaccatatctctcaaattacttggtcaaatggtttgaaaaaaataccacaactagacaactcaattatccacatgtttctttttattggaagaagcaaattcagagatgaagattttcaaaaatgatgtgtaatataatataatatcttggaacaccaatgaagacttatgtgtaaaaaaataatattttatttgtggttgtctccccaaatttagctataaataggggttcattgtaatgtattgagatatctctcattctataacaaacctttgagttcataatatttctctctaaatttttcctttatttcttcatttaaatacaattagcatgttaatttcatattcaaagttttacactttgaataatgaatagctaacttcctaaagttgagatgataaggtgaaactcttggcatgataataaggttattaaaaggtaagaatctatgttttatattatttaatcattatttattgtttatgttatatttatttctttaagcatttttataccctacttataagtgagagttttgatttattgttgctatatgttacactaaattcttggaaccatttaaatgtttgtttggtattaccagccatttaaagttgatgccttgatttattatatatgaatatattgtaatattaaattcttggaatcatttaaatgtttgtttggttttaccaaccatttaaagtgagaaccttgatttagtgtttacaaatatatatatagcacaataaatacttgaccacatttataagttttggtatatattatatacttataagaaaataatttataacataatataaatatgtttatttaatatattggaaccattttattaagtggatttcaatattgttcgttaatgttaactttattaaaataccaagagtggatcctttaatctcaactacttaaattaaaattggaacaattaaaatttactcaataaagattcaaacaattaaaattaaaaagaaacaaaaataaaacaaaacaaaaaaaaaattgtagtggacttgtaattaccttagcttccctgtggatacgatatcggactcaccgaattatactacttgtggacaacctgctcttgggagtgcaacaatcaaagtgacaacaagtttttggcgccgttgccggggaagtataatttaatttcaagtctgtttaattttctttctttgaattttttattgtttttgtgtgtttttcctctttttcttttgcatttgcatgagcattatttggtcacgtacacttagtggtcgactcattcgaaataaccctttatttttacaaaacatggcggaagaacccatccaggaaaatgaagatgaaattcaatctcaacatgatcatgatagacgaagaacacttagagatcacatgaatcctacacgtactagtgcaccttcatgtctagtttttccccctgatgcatctcatttcaattttaagcctggtattatccaacttttacccaactttcatggcttagattctgaaaatccatacatgcatttacgagaatttgaagaagtgtgcaacacatataatgatctaaattgtagcatgaacaccattcgacttaagctttttcctttttctttaaaagataaagctaaaacttggctacaaaatcttagatcgggatccattcgaacttgggatgaattgcaacaacaatttttgaaaaagttttttccatctcatagaacaaattctttcaaaaggcaaatcatcactttcactcaaaaacaaggagaaactttttatcagtgttgggatagatataaagaattgcttaatctttgtccacatcatggttttgaaatttggagagttgtttctcaattttatgaaggcttaacacctaaagataggcaaatggttgaatttatgtgtaatggaacatttgaagataaagatccaaacgaggcaattgagtatctcgattcattagctgaaaatgctcaaaattgggacactataggtacaatcgaaccatcaaacaagattcaatctcccacatctggtggaggtatgtataccctcaaagatgaacatgatctgcaagctagatttacctctttggcaagaaaagttgaagcacttgaattgaaaaagaatggtcaattaaaatctgttcaagaaattgcgtgtcacatctgtgatacaagtgatcattctacaaaagattgtcccactttgccctcttttaaagaatgtctgcatgaacaagccaatgttgtgaacaatttcaaaaggccaaattttgaaccattttctcaaaattacaatccaggttggcgaaatcatccaaattttagttggaggaatgataatgctgcacaattttcacaactacatttccaaaatcaacaaaatttttaaaaattatgcaccttatgttcctccatctaaaaggaatttggaagatatattgaattctttcattgcaaaacaagagtctatcaatactcaaactgctcaaaccatgacacatttgaaagatactcttgctaaatttgcatctgcacctaatgttcatgaaaaaggaaaattttcttcacaacctctgcctaatcccaaggatcatcattcacaaactggaacttctggaactcaaccgatggatcaggtaaaatctgttattacccttcgaagtggtaaggttgtggaaaaatccattcttgaaccttgtgaagatgatgataaatcaactccaaagggtaaggaagtggaacccataacttgcgaagaggaggttgaacagacagtgtcaccaccattctctcatgcattgaaaaatacaaaaaaatcaaatttgaattctgatatatatgatatttttaaacaagtaaaagttaatattcctttactagatgcaataaaacaggtaccatcatatgctaaatttttgaaagacttgtgcactgtgaaaagaaaattgaatgtgaaaaagaaagcatttttagccgaacaagtaagtgcaatccttcaaaataataatgctttgaataacaaagaccctggttgtcctactatttcttgtattattggagaacgaaagattaaaaaagccttgcttgaccttggagctagtgtgaatttacttccatattcagtttatcaagaactcaatctaggcgagttaaaacctacttcggtaacacttttacttgctgatagatctgttaaagtgccaagaggtatggtagaagacgtgttggtccaagttgataactttgtatatcctgtcgatttcatagttttagatacacaacctatcgaagcttgtaatgcaattcctgtaattttaggtcgtccatttttagcaacttctaatgctcttataaattgcaggaatggaataatgaagttgtcatttggtaacatgaccttggagcttaatgtgtttaatctttgtaagcaaccacatgacaaaggagatgaaagtgaagatgaaaatcttattgaaactcttgtggaagaaaacattcaagaagggagtactcgtgatcaattagatatttgttcaattgaaactgttaaagaaaatattgaaattgatcttgatgattttatcaggtatcactcgttaccaggatcagagaaagaatttgatgcaaaatatgagaacaaagacgaaccacccatattggagttaaaacccttgccagaagaattgaagtatgcatttcttggagaagatgaaacatatccggtggtaatttcttccaaactagcaagtgatgaagaaggtaaattagttgatatgcttaaaagacataaaaatgcaattggctggacactaaaagatctcaagggcattaatccactaatttgcactcacaaaattcacttagaagaaaatgcaaaaacatctcaacaaccacaaaggagattaaatccacacatgaaagatgttgtgaaaactgaagttctcaaactacttgatgttgtgattatctaccctatttctgatagtaagtgggtaagcccaacacaagtagttccgaaaaaatctggcatcgtagtgataaaaaatgaaaaaggtgaattgttaacaagtcgagtctcatctagttggcggatgtgtattgattataaataattaaatgacgccactagaaaagatcattttccattaccatttttggatcaaattttagaaagagtagcaggtcattcatactactgttttcttgatagatattcaggttattatcaaattcccattgcactcgaagatcaagataaaactacattaaCATgcccttttggaacatttgcatttagaaggatgccatttggattatgcaatgccccaacaacatttcaaagatgtatgctaagcattttttgcgacatggttgaaaattgtttggaaattttcatggatgatttaactgtctttgcgaatacatttgataattgtattgaaaatttggaaaaagttttaaaaagatgcgaggaaaaaggtcttattttaaattgggaaaaatgtcattacatgattacttcttgaattgttttgggacatgtcgtgtcatctcatggaattgaagttgataaagcaaaagttgatgtcattgccaatttaccccctccaaaaaccattaaagaatttcgctcatttttgggacatgctggattttataggaggtttataaaggactttagtttaatcactaaacccatttgtaacctcttaacaaaagacagtgcatttgagtggactcaagaatgtcaaaatgcttttgataaaatcattcgacatttaacatcagctcctatcatgcaacctcctgattggtctttaccatttgaattcatgtgcgatgcgagtgattatgcagtcggtgcagtattgggtcaaagaagaaacggtaagccttatgtgatatattatgcaagaaaaactttaaacaatgctcaaatgaattactccacaactgaaaaagaactacatGCTGTAaaatttgcattagataaatttcgttcttatttgattggatcaacaactatcgtgtttactgatcattctgctattagatatttgttgaccaaacaggatgcaaagccacgactgatacgatggattttgttgctccaagaatttgacattgtgataaaagataaaaaaggaaccgagaatgtcgtagccgatcatttatctagactagtaacaggatcatcttgtgaaatgacaccaattaacgataatttcctaatgaacatctattttcagttactactaccccttggtttgctaacatagtaaattttcttgtgaccgggcaaatgccaccgcaatggagttctcaagataaaagaaaatttttgaatgaggtaaaaaacttttattgggatgatccgtatctgttcaagtattgttcGGATCAAATTTtacgacgttgcatacccgacaatgaggtaagtagtgtcattaaattttgtcattcagaagcatgcggaggacatttttcttcaaagaaaacagctgcaaaaatcttgcagtgtggattttattggcccactttgtttaaagacacccacgaaatctgcaagatctgtgaaaattgtcaaaaattgggtgcgatttcaaaaagaaacatgatgcctttgaatcctattattgaaattgaaatctttgattgttggggaatagattttatgggaccttttccaccgtcgtttggatacttgtatattttagttgcagttgattatgtttccaaatggatagaggcaattccatgtcgaacaaatgatcataaaatcgtcatcaaatttttaaaagaaaatatttttagtagatttggaattcctcgagccatgataagtgatgggggaactcactttgttaataaaccatttgcttcattaatgaaaaaatatggtattactcacaaagtaactactccttatcatcctcaaacaaatggacaagttgaattagctaatagggagataaagcaaattttggaaaaaactgttaactcaaatagaaaagattggtctctgcgacttaatgatgcactttgggcatatcgaacagcttttaaaacatcattgaatatgtctccctataggttggtttacggaaaacattgtcatttgcctgtggaattggaacataaagcttattgggcgatcaaaactttaaattcaagcatggatgatgccaacaaattgcgtaaattgcaacttaatgaacttgatgaactcagaaatgacgcgtatgagaattcaaggatttataaagcaaaaatcaaatcatttcatgataaaacaatt
This genomic window from Primulina huaijiensis isolate GDHJ02 chromosome 7, ASM1229523v2, whole genome shotgun sequence contains:
- the LOC140981594 gene encoding uncharacterized protein encodes the protein MHLREFEEVCNTYNDLNCSMNTIRLKLFPFSLKDKAKTWLQNLRSGSIRTWDELQQQFLKKFFPSHRTNSFKRQIITFTQKQGETFYQCWDRYKELLNLCPHHGFEIWRVVSQFYEGLTPKDRQMVEFMCNGTFEDKDPNEAIEYLDSLAENAQNWDTIGTIEPSNKIQSPTSGGVSKGQILNHFLKITIQVGEIIQILVGGIEKGKFSSQPLPNPKDHHSQTGTSGTQPMDQVKSVITLRSGKVVEKSILEPCEDDDKSTPKGRPFLATSNALINCRNGIMKLSFGNMTLELNVFNLCKQPHDKGDESEDENLIETLVEENIQEGSTLNFLVTGQMPPQWSSQDKRKFLNEVKNFYWDDPYLFKYCSDQILRRCIPDNEVSSVIKFCHSEACGGHFSSKKTAAKILQCGFYWPTLFKDTHEICKICENCQKLGAISKRNMMPLNPIIEIEIFDCWGIDFMGPFPPSFGYLYILVAVDYVSKWIEAIPCRTNDHKIVIKFLKENIFSRFGIPRAMISDGGTHFVNKPFASLMKKYGITHKVTTPYHPQTNGQVELANREINMPPIRIIERTRDNEPRQEDGEDRRHERDAPPDMNAKMIAGITRFFAQFAGNNTVATRPTGPEATYERFMKMRPKEFSRTADLMIAEG